A window from Brachyhypopomus gauderio isolate BG-103 chromosome 6, BGAUD_0.2, whole genome shotgun sequence encodes these proteins:
- the LOC143516311 gene encoding uncharacterized protein LOC143516311 has protein sequence MRKRLQNASIVCQEKDTKKLTEELSATTKELQLLRHQLKVMRRSIEKKAVPVKQTKTRVRVTAQNKPCEKPAEQEADADAEVEMQAEQVQPADTENFPDHVPQLNEILESYQYHQEGPDPSYRLQNNVKSKIYRIKRFIAYIAVGQSHLHEFTFLDNAPRIREWVRSLMKEKVVPSTRTLRQKCSPIYGLHKGYTTPHLPP, from the exons atgaggaagaggttgCAGAATGCGTCCATTGTGTGTCAAGAAAAGGACACAAAGAAACTGACTGAAGAGCTGTCAGCTACAACGAAGGAGCTCCAGCTGCTACGGCACCAGCTGAAAGTTATGCGCAGAAGCATAGAAAAGAAAGCAGTGCcagtcaaacaaacaaaaacaagggtTAGGGTGACAGCCCAAAACAAACCATGT GAGAAACCAGCAGAGCAGGAGGCAGATGCAGACGCAGAGGTGGAGATGCAGGCAGAGCAGGTGCAGCCTGCTGACACAGAAAACTTTCCCGACCATGTGCCTCAGCTCA ATGAAATTCTGGAGAGCTACCAGTATCACCAGGAGGGGCCTGACCCTTCCTATAGGCTCCAGAATAACGTGAAAAGTAAAATATACCGCATAAAGCGGTTCATTGCTTACATAGCTGTGGGCCAAAGCCACTTACACGAGTTCACCTTCCTGGACAATGCTCCAAGGATTAGGGA ATGGGTCAGAAGCTTGATGAAAGAAAAAGTTGTGCCTAGCACACGAACACTACGTCAAAAATGTAGCCCAATTTATGGGCTACATAAAGGAtacaccaccccccacctgcCGCCTTAA